The nucleotide window GGCAAACCTACGTGATCGACTCGTTCATGATCGTCGTGCTCGGGGGCGTGGGCCGCTTGATGGGCACCATCGCGTCTTCGCTCGGCCTCGGCATGATCAACAAGCTGCTCGAGCCGCTTTCGGGGGCGGTGATGGGCAAGATCGTCGTGCTCGGCATCATCATCCTGTTCATCCAGAGGCGGCCTCAAGGCATGTTCGCCCTCAAGGGCCGGGTGGAGGCATGAAGATGGGCGGCATGTTGGGCTCCCTGCGCAGCGTGGGGCTTCGTATTCACGGGCCGCGCGTTTGGCTCGCGCTCTTTGCGGCCTTGGCGGTGGCGATCGCGTTGCCTGCGGCAGGCGCCTTGCCACCGCACATGGTGCCCCTCGTGGGCAAGTTCTTCTGCTACGCGATCGCGGCCCTGGCCATGGATCTGGTCTGGGGCTTTGCAGGCATCCTGAGCCTGGGGCACGGCGTCTTTTTTGCGCTCGGTGGCTATGCCATGGGCATGAACCTCATGCGCTCGATGAAGGGTGAGGGGGTCTACAGGAGCGATCTTCCCGACTTCATGGTGTTCCTCGACTGGAAGGAACTGCCGTTTACCTGGTACGGCTTCGAGAGTTTCCCCTTCGCCGTGTTCATGGCCCTGGCCGTTCCGGGGCTCTTGGCCTTCCTCTTCGGCTTTCTCACCTTCCGCTCGAAGATCAAGGGTGTTTACTTTTCGATCGTCACCCAGGCGCTGACCTACGCGGCGATGCTCCTGTTTTTCCAGAACGCCACCGGGTTCGGTGGCAACAACGGCCTCACGGACTTCAAGCGCATCGCCGGTTTTTCCCTCCAGGACCCCGCCACCAAGGTGGGGCTCTACATCGTCTCGGCGGTGGCGTTGCTGGGCACCTACCTGCTCAGCCGTTTCCTCGTGACCAGCCGGCTTGGCCGGGTTTTGACGGCGGTTCGTGACGCCGAGTTGAAGACGCGGTTTTGCGGCTACGAGTCGACACACTACAAGCTCTTCGTCTGGACGCTCTCGGCCTGCCTCGCGGGCCTGGCGGGGGCGCTCTACGTGCCGCAAGTGGGCATCATCAATCCCAGCGAGATGCAGCCCTCGAACTCGATCGAGATGGCCATCTGGGTGGCGGTGGGGGGGCGTGGAACCCTGAGCGGCGCGGTTTTGGGGGCGTTCCTGGTCAACGGCGGGAAGAGCTGGCTCACGGGGGCCTTCCCCGAGCTTTGGCTCTTCGTACTGGGAGGGCTCTTCGTGGCGGTCACCTTGTTCTTTCCGGGAGGCGTTCACAGTTTGATTCGCAAGGCCGCGGAACGGCTGCGCCACAAGCCTCGGCCTCGCAAACAACCCGAGCCGCCCACGCCGGTTTCGGAAGCCATGCCGGGAGGTGTTTCATGAGCGAAGCGGCGAATGCGCCGGCGGCGCCCGAAAAGCGTCGGCGAAAGTCAGGCGCGCCCCCCACGTCTTCCATTCGCCCGGGGCTCGTTCTGTGGGTGAACGGCGTCAGCGTGAGCTTCGATGGCTTCAGAGCCCTCAACAACCTCACGCTCGAGCTGGAAAGAGGCGAGCTTCGGTGCATCATCGGGCCGAACGGAGCCGGAAAAACCACCCTCATGGATGTCATCACCGGAAAGACACGCCCTGACACGGGAGGCGTTTTTCTGGAAAGCTCGCTCTACGATCTCACGGAGCTGTCGGAGTGGGAGATCGCGCGCATGGGCGTGGGCCGCAAGTTTCAAAGGCCCACCGTGTTCCAGGGCCACTCGGTGCTCGAAAACCTCGAGCTGGCCTGCCAGGGTCCCAAGGGGGTGTTTCGCAACCTGTTCGGAGGCTTGACCTCGAGCCAAAAAGAGAGCATCGACGAGAGCCTCGAGCTGATTGGCCTCGAGGACCATCGCACGGTGCGGGCAGGGCTGCTCGCCCACGGCCACAAGCAGTGGCTGGAGATCGGCATGCTGCTCGTACAGAAGCCCAAGGTGCTGCTGGTCGATGAACCCGTGGCGGGCATGACTCACCAGGAAATGGAGCGAACGGCCGAGCTCTTGGTATCCCTGGCGGGGAGCCGCACGGTGGTGGTGGTCGAGCACGACATGGAGTTCGTGCGCAGCATCGCACGCAAGGTGACGGTGCTCCACGAGGGATCGGTACTGGCCGAAGGGAAGATGGAGGACGTGCAGAAGGATCCCAGGGTGATCGAGGTCTATTTGGGGACTTGAGGCCAACCATGCTTTCCGTTTCAGCAGTGAACCAGTTCTACGGCGAAAGCCACATCCTGTGGGACGCCGCCTTGGCGCTCGAAAAGGGCGCCTGCACCTGCCTCATGGGACGCAACGGCGTGGGCAAGACCACGCTGCTCAAGTGCATCATGGGCCTTTTGCCGATCCGCTCTGGCGCGATACGCCTGGCCGACCAGGAGCTCTCCCGTCGGCCCGCGGACTTCCGCGCCTCGGTGGGCGTGGGCTACGTGCCCCAGGGTCGGGAGATCTTCGGTCAGCTCTCCGTCGAAGAGAACCTGATGGTGGGCTTTTCGGCCCTTCGGCGCAAAAAGGCCGATCGCCTGGAAAAAGTCTTCGAGACCTTCCCGGTGCTCAAGCAGATGCGCACGAGGCGGGGAGGGGATCTATCCGGCGGTCAACAGCAGCAGCTGGCCATTGGGCGCGCCCTGATGTTGGACCCCCAGCTTCTGATCCTGGACGAGCCCACCGAAGGCATCCAGCCGAACGTCGTGAGCGAGATCGGGCAGGTGCTCATGCGCCTCAACGAAAAGGAGGGGCTGACCATATTGTTCGTCGAGCAGAAGCTGCCCTTCGCCCGCAAGTTCGCGCAGAACTTCGCCATCATGGAGCGGGGACGTGTGGTCTCATCGGGCAAAATATCCGAGCTTTCCGAAGAGTTGGTCGAAAAGCACCTGGTCGTCTGAGCGCGGCGGTCGCGCGGGCCGCTAGGCGCAATGCTGTTCACTTAAGAAACCTCGTAACCATCTGAAAATATTGTGCAATTCATCTTGACAAGGCCCGAGGCTGCGAGCGCCGGCCTTCATGAGCCTGCTTCGTGGACCTGGCGATCACTTTCGAGCGTTCTTCAAACTGACCAGTGGCTGTGCGGACAAGTTCGACCGGACACGGACATGGAGCGCCCGCAGCGTCTTGATGTGGCTGATGGTCCTGACGATGCCGGACCGAAAGATGAGCTATCGACGGAGCTTGCGGATCGTGGCGTACTACGGGCGCAAGGTGTTCGATTGGGCGAAGGTACCGACGTTGTCGTCCATCAGTGAAGCAAGAAAGAAGGTCTCGATCGAGACATGCCGTGGGTTGCTGCACCAGCTGGTCGAGCGGTGCGAGTCCATCATGCCGACTCCGAAAACCCCGTGGGGGAAACGTCGATTCATCGCGTTCGATGGAACGCGAGTTGTGTTGCCGCGCAGCGCGGATACAGCGAGGAAGATGGCGCGGCCGAAGCGGCCGAATGGGACGTCGGTGCACAATCCACAAGGGTTGGTGGTGATGGCTGCGGATGTGTTTCGCCGTCTTCCGTTGGATTGGTCCCTGACCGGAAAAGGCATCGGCGAGAGGACGTCCATGCAGAAGCTGGTTCACCGATTGCCGTTCAAGGCAGGCGACGTGGCCGTCATGGACAGAGGGTTTCCGAGTCGCCACCTGTTCTCAGCCTTGATTGAACATGGCGTTGACATCATTGCGAGAATGAGCGCATCGAAGGCGACGGCGTGGAAAGAGCTCAAGCCATTCTTGTCTTCAAACAAGAAGACCGCGAAAGTGACACTGACGCTTCCGGGGGCGAAAGGGAACATTGAGCTTCAGGTGCGCGTCGTCGAGCGCGACGCAAAGCCAGGCCGCCCGAGGAAAGGCACGAAGAACGAAAGGATGGTCATCGTGTCCACCTTGAGCGGAAAGGACGGATTCGATCGCAAAGACATCATCAAGCTCTACGCCTCTCGATGGGGAATCGAATCTCTCTTCAAGGAAATGAAGAGCTTCATGCAGACCGAGGACTTCCACAGCAAGAGCGTCCAAGGATGTGAACAGGAACTCATTTCCGCGATGATCTGGATAGCCCTGGCATCGTTCCTTCAAGCAGAAGCGGAGCGTACCCTTGATGGCCGACGCGTCGTTCGCGCAGACTGCCTACGAGCGGCCGGTGATCTGCTCTTTGCGATGCTTTCAGGAAAATCCATCCATGAACAGATGGACGATGACATCGCCGCCCTTCGAATGTTCGCGTACGCCCCACAACAAGACAGGCACTATCCGAGGGAGTGCAAACGTCCCTTCGGTCGCACCATCCAAAGGGGTGGTGCTTAAGTGAACAGCATTGCCGCTAGGCGGCGCCCTGGCGAAGGCTCTCGGGCGGCGCGAACGCGGCCTCCGCATCGCCCAGCACCTCGGCCACGGCCGCTGTCCAGTACGCGTTGCCCGCGCGTGCGGCCGCTTGCCGCACTCCCGGCAATCGGTTGACCCGGGCTGCGAGCGCCAGCGCGGGTTTGACGGCAAGGGTCACTCCGGCCCAGCGGTTGCGCACGACCCCCAGCTCATCCGCCAGCCGGTCCCCGATGAGGTGCCGACACAGCGCTTGCATCACGCCAGCTCGTCGCTCGGCCACCTTCTTTTCCTTGGGCGTACGGGCCATGTGCGGCCGCGAGCTGAAGAGCGCTGCCACGAGCGCGCGGGAATCGTCGTCGGGGGGAGCCTGCGCAGCCTGGATCCTCTCAGCCAGGCTCAGCGCCTTGGCATGAGTCTCGGGCAAAAGCGCGTCCTCCACGCCCATGCGCAGCCCCACCTCACGCCACAGATGGCTGATGTCGTCAGCTTCGCGCGCGCTTACGGCGTACCCCAGCTTGCGCAGACCCTCGACGAGCGCTGCCGAAAACAGAATGACCGTGGCGAGCATGTCGTGTTGATTGATGGGCTCTCCGAAGGCCTCGGGCTGCCAGCGCCCACTGCGGTCGATGAGGCGCCGCACCTGGGCATGCATGATGCGCACCTTCACCGTGATGGCGAGCCCCTGGCCGTAGCGCTCCATGCCGCCGGGCTGGCTCACCGCCTGCACAAAGCGGCTGGTCTCGGCCAGCCGTCGCGGGGTTTTTTCCTGTAGCTGCCCGGAGAACATGAGCGCCTTGTTGCCTGCCGGCGACGCGTAGCCGAGGACCAGCGACTTCATGCCAAGAACGATGCCGGCGGCGGCCCCGGACCGCAGAAGCGCGGCGGCACCCGCCTCGCGTCGCGCGCTGTCGAGCCAGGGCGGGGCTTGGTCGAGGGTGTCGAGCAAGGTGAGAAGCGCTTTGGGCGCCTCGGGCAGGGCGTCGCGTCCCTCCGCCAGCCCCTGCTCAAGCAACGCGAAGCCGCGTCCCGGAGGCTGCGTGGCAAATGCTTCCACCACCGCATCGGCGAGCGGGTCTCGACGCAGCAACGCCTCCCCCAGCCGGCGCACCTCGGGGGACGCGGGGCCCTCGGGGCCAGGCGGGCGAAAGCGGGACGGCAGAGACGGCGGGAGGGACGTCACCCCGTGTTGGATGCGCGCCGGGCCTGCGAGGTGCCAAGTCTCGGGCGGGGCCCCTACGGGTCGGTCGAAGGCATCACCCGCTTGACCTGCCGCTCGGCGCTGTCGAACTGGAACAGATAGATCCACCCGTTCGCCACCATGTTCCGGATGTGGGCATGCTTGCGCAGCACGGCCTGCAGGGCGGGCTCGGGGGCGTCGATGTAGACGGAGAGCCGCACAGGCGTGTGCACCCAGCGTGTGCCGTCGTGTAAAGACTGCATCGGCAGGCCGATGCGCAGGTCACCCGCGTTGCCCTCGAACACCCCGATGTGACCGCCCACCACGTTGTGAAGCACCTTGTTGCCGCTGCCGAAGCGCTGGTTGTCCACCGTCGATGCGTAGTACTGGAAGTTGATCCAGTGGGTCACGACCATGGGCGCCGTCATAATGAGCTCGAGGATCGCGAAGCCCTCATCGCCCTGCCAACGGTAGTCGTGTAGGAACGCCCGGCCTGCCAGGTTGACGTGTCGCAGATGCGCGCGGGGGGCCACGATGAAGGCGGCGTTGTTCGAAAGCCCCCACTCGGGGCGCACCTCGGCCCAGTCACGCGTGCGTGCCGCGACCGCCTGGTCGAGATCATGTCCGGAGAGCTCATCCAAGCCCAAGCTGCCCGCCCGCTCGGCCCGCGCCCGCACGGCCGCGCGCCCAAGCTCTGCCCTCAGCGTGCGCAGCTCCTCCGCGTGGCTCGGTGGACACGCCTCGAGTTCGAAGAGCGTGATCTCGTCGGTGGTGGTGTTGTGGAGCCCCGCAACGAAATGCGTGGTGGCCGGCAGCGGAAGGCCTCGTGCGGCCAGCCCCTGGCGCACCTCGGGCTCGTTGAGCAGAGCAGCCAGGGCGCGCGCGTTGACCTCACCCGTTTGCCCACAGCAGGCACCGCAATCGAGCCCCGCGGCATGTGGGTTGTTCACCGTTTTGCTGCCGTGGCCCACGAGGGCAATCAGGCGGGCATGGCCCTTCGTGAGGCTCATGGCGCGCAGCACGCCCGCCGCCAGCTCCGCCTTCTCCTCGGGCGTCACAGGGGCGCCCGCCACCGTGTGGGTCAACCGCGGCTTGCAGAGCGCCCGGTCTTCGAGGGTCAGCCCCACGGTGTCGGGGGCGGGCACGGGGCGGCTCCACCCGAGGCCGTCGCCGAGGAGCTTCGCTGCGTAGACGGCGCCCAGCGTTTCGACGAAGGAAAAGCTCGAAGCCGCACCGCCCTTCCAGCGCTTCCATGCTCCCTTGAAGCCCAGCTGCGCCCTGCGGGTGTCCGCCGCCGCGGCGGGAAGCCCCGTGTCCGTGACCCGCAGGCGCGGCGCGAGGAGCCCGGGCAGTTGGGGCCGCGCACGCGCAGCGCCGAGCGGCTCGTACTCGACGGGCAGACCAAAAAAGCCCGCGAACCCCAGCGTCTGCACGCGGGGCGCTTCGGCCTCGAGTGCCCGGCGCAGCACCTCCGAACGCACGTCGATGCAGAACGCCGCCTGTACCGCGGGCAGGTCTGCGGGCTCGGATGCGGGGCGGGCCGTTTCGAGCTCGGCCTTCAGTCTCTCCTGGTACGCAAGCTCCAGGGCCCGCTGGTACACCCACTCGTCGGTTTCGGCGGCCGCCACCGCGGCGTCGATCGCGGGCCAGCCCGAGACGGCCACCCGCCACTCTGCGGCGAGTGGCTTCCCGCCGTTGCGCAAGAGAACCAGCTCCCAGGCGAGACGCAGGGCGACGAGCTCCGTGAGGTGATCATCGGTTGTGCCCGCAAGCTGGGCCTGCCAGCGCAGGTACGCGCACCACGCAGCCCAGCCGTTCAGGTCGAGGAGCAGCGCCGTCAGGTAATCGGCCCTTCGCTCTAGAGGAACGTCGAGCTCGGCGAGGGCGGTGAGGATGAGGGCCTGGGCGTCGCTCGGCAGCGCCTCCGCTAGCGCGCGAAACGCTCCCAGGCCCATGAGCAAACCCGGTGAGCGGTCTTGCAGGGCGTGCCGCCGCCAGGTGGCGTAGAGGCCTCCCGTGCGGTCGGGACCTACGGGCCGTTGGCTGTCGTCGAAGAAAGCGGCGCAGAACTGACTGGTGCTCACCGTGACGAAATCGCGGAACGACATGCCGTGCACGAGGTCGCGCCGGGCGTCGATGACGTCCATGACGCGCAGGTGGCGGGGCAGCGAGGGGGTGTCCTGCTCGAGCCGTGCCAAAACCTGGGCAAGGCTGAGCGGCGACCGGATTTCGGCAAGCGCCGTGGCCAGGTGTGCACGGGAAAAGGCGCCTGCTTGCCATTGCGCCCGGTAATACGCCCTGGGCATCAAGAGACGGCTGCCCACCAGCGAAGTGAGCCGCTGCGACACCGCAGGCACCGGCTCGTGCAGAGAGCCCCAGAAGGGATTCACCGCGATGAACCGATCCAGGGGCCACGTGGGCGCGATCCGCCCGCACGCGGTGGCAACATCTTGGGTGAGATCCGAAGGCCACACGGCGGCCCTGGTCGATGAAGCGTTGGCGGGGACCATGATCAGGCTCCGATGGTTTGGGTGGTGAAGTCCCCACGTTCAGCGCTGCGGCGCGGGGGCAGCTTGGCCGGCCAGAGCCGGAAGGTGAGGCGGGTGAAGAACTCGTCGAGGTAAAACCCGGCAAAGAGCTGAGGGTAAAGAGCACGCGCCCACGGGCTCTGGGGCCGCGCCGCCATCAGAGCCGAAACGACGTAAAGGCCGAGGAAAACGGCGCCCGTGACGACGAGCCGCACGAACATACCAGGGCTCACGTCGTAGATGTTTTCCGTGCCGAGCGGCAGCTTGGCCACCAGCACATGCCAGGTGAAGTAGAGCGTCGTGACAGCCAGACCGTAGAAGGCGCCCTTGAGCCCCTGGGTCAAGCCGCCCGCACCGGCACGGGTCATCAAGGCCGCGCCGGCCAGGCTGAGCACCCAGGCCATCGCCCACGCGCTCGGCTCGTGGGTGGGGTTCACCCCGAACGCGCCGCCCACCGCGGCCACGCCCGCCGTGGCCAAAAACAGGTTCACGAACCACGGCGCAAGGCGCGGCTCCGGTGCTGCGGTCTCGAGCGCGCCCGCACGCCACAGGTCCACCGTGCTGCCGGAGGCCAGAAAAGCGTGTGCTTTGTAAAGCGAATGCGCCACCAGGTGCAGAAGGGCCAGGTGGTACGCACCCAGGCCACACTCGACCAGCATGAATCCCATCTGGGCGCAGGTGGACCAGGCAAGCCTGACCTTGATGCTCACCCGCGTGGTCATCACGAGGGCGGCCAAAGCCGCCGTGGTGGCGCCGACCCCCACCAACACGAACTGTGCAAGCTCCGCCTTCACCATCAGCGGGGCCAGGCGAATCATCAAAAAGCCGCCGATGTTCACCACGCCCGCATGCAGCAGCGCCGAGACGGGCGTGGGGGCTTCCATTACCTGAATCAGCCACCCGTGAAAAGGCAGCTGAGCACACTTGAGGCAGGCGCCGAGCGCCAGCAGCACCGCGGCCAACGCCACCGGCCACGGCAGGCTCTCCGTTTGCCGGGCCCACAGGAACACGTCGTCGAGGTGCAGGCTGCCCACCTGCCAGCCCAGAAGGCCAATGGCGCCGAATACGAGCACGTCGCCCAGGCGGCTCACCAGAAACTTCTTGTGAGCTGCTATCAGAGCTTGAGGGCGCTCGGGGTAAAACGTGAGCAATTGATGAATCGCCAAGCTGGTGGCCGTCCAGCAGAGCGCCACGACCAAGAGGTGGTTGGCCGCAACCAAGAGGCTCACCGCCGCCAGCGTCGCCAAGAACCAGCGGAGATAACGTGCCTGCCCGGGCTCTCCTGCAAGGTAGGTGCGCGAGTAGCGCACGATGACGTGGGCCAAAAAGGTGACGAGCATCAACATCCCCGTGGTGAGCCCATCCACCCTCAGCCCCTGGGACAGCGCCACGAACAGGGGTGCCGCGTCGTGGGGCAAGGGGTCGAACCCCCCCAGGACACGCTTGCCCAGCAGGACCGTCGCGAGGCCCAACGCAAGCCCCGTAGCCCATAGCCCTCGCGAAAACAGCCCGGCCCCGGTTTGGCGGGACGTCAGGAGCGCCGCCAGCGCGTACGTGACAGGTATCGCGAGCGCCACGACCGCTCCCGCCGCTTCCGTGAAGATGGGATTCATGCGGACATACCTACACGTGACGCATGCTTCTTTAAAAATTCATAATTCAGTGGGTATCGTTCTGATAAGGTGAACAAACATGGCGGGGCCGCTGAACTACCACCACCTGCAGTACTTCTGGGCCGTGGCCAAGGAAGGCAACTTGACGCGCACGGCGCAGACGCTCCGGGTGTCGCAGTCGGCTCTGTCCACGCAGATTCGGCAGCTCGAGGAGCAGCTTGGCCAATCGGTCTTTGCGCGCGAGGGGCGACGGCTCGTTTTGACGGAAGCGGGGCGCATCGCTTTCGCTCACGCCGAGGAGATCTTTGCGCACGGAGCCGAGCTGGTGGCCACGCTGGCGGAGGGGCGGCGCCGGGACCAGGTGCTGCGCGTGGGCGCCGTGGCCACCCTGTCACGCAACTTTCAAGAATCGTTCGTCAAGCCTCTGCTCGACGAGGCCGACGTGCGGCTTCGCCTGCGGTCGGGCAGCCTCGACGAGCTGTTGTCGCTGCTGGCAGGTCACAAGCTCGACCTCGTTTTGTCGAACCACGAGGTGCGTCCCGATGAGGAGATGTCCTGGCGGTGCCAGCGCATCGCTCGGCAGCAGGTCAGCTTGGTGGGCAAACCGCGGGCGCAGCCCTTTGCCTTCCCTCGCGATCTGGCAGAGGCACCGCTGCTCTTGCCTGCCCCGGGCAATGAGATCCGTACCTCCTTCGATGCTCTGTGCCGCGAGCTGAAAGTGAAGCCGCGGGTGTTGGCCGAGGTGGACGATATGGCCATGATGCGCCTCTTGGCCCGTGACACCCAGGCTGTCGCGCTGATCCCCACCGTGGTGGTGCGTGACGAGCTGCAACGGGGTGTGCTGGTCACGCACTACGTGGTCGAAGGCCTCTTCGAGAACTTCTACGCGATCACCGTCGATCGCCACTACGAACACCCCTTGCTTCGCACGCTGCTGTCGCGCCCGCAGGAGGAGATTCTGGCCATGAAAGGGGGGCGTCAGCTCTCGGAGTCGGGCGGGGCAGGGTTGACCCGCTCGAAGCGAAAGGGATAGCTCACCACCACCGTGCCGCCGCCCACGGGCGCCTCGAAGAGCCAGCGGCAGACCGCGCGCCCCACGCAGGCCTGCACGTCGAGGTCCTTGACCGAAGACGAGGCCACGCCCGAGCTCAAGACGTGCCCGCCGGGCCCCACCGTGAAGCGAACCACCACATCGCCCGCGAACGCGGGATCCGCGGCCATGCCTTGGCTTCCGCAGTAGCGAACCTCTTCGAGGTGCGCGTGCACCACTTCGGTGACGCGGTCACGCGCGAGCGTGCTGCGTGAGGCCCTCGCTTCGCCCGCGGCCGGCTGTGTGTCCCCACCGAACGGTACCCCTGCCGCGATCGCGTCGCCGAGATAGCACCGCGGCTGGGCTTCGTCCCAGTGAGGCGAGGGGGCCTTCGCCGAGGGAGCTGACGATGCGCAGGCGGCAGTGAGCCCCAAGACGCAGCAGAACGAGCGATACAAAGGGAAGGCCGGGCGGGCAACCGTGACCATGAGAACAAGATTGTACACCCGCTTGCCGAAGGGGCGTGTTCACACGAACGCGGGGCTGGCGCTTGCCACCACCACCGAGGGGGTGATAGGGGGCGGCAGAGCGCCCACGCTGGGGGCCGGGGTAGGCCGAAGACGCAGATCCAGCTTCTCGCCCTTTTCGTTCACCGGGTCGGCAAACACGGAGAACTTCGTGAGAAACGCGGGCCCGTAGAGCGTGGCGAACGCGGCGTCGGCGGCGTCGAGTCCGCTGGCGAGAAAGATGCGGCCCTTGCGGGGGGCGAGCTGTTGGGGATCGAAGATCTGCCAGCCCCCTTCCAGCCAGACTTCGGCATACGCGTGAAAGTCCATCGCCAACCCATCTTCAGGCACATCGATGTCGGGCAGATACGACACCGCGTAACGGGCCGGCATGTTGAAGGCCCGGCAGAGCGCGATCACCAGATGGGCCCGGTCGCGGCATACGCCGTACCGGTGGGCCAGGACATCCGTGGCGGACCAGTCGGGGCGCGAGGAGCCGCGGCGGTACTCGATGTTCTTGTGCACCCATTCATTGATGGCCTGCGCGCGCAAAAACCCCGTGGGAACTTTCGAGAACGTCTCCCAGGCGAAGCCGAGCAGCTTGTCGTTTTCAGCATAGCGGCTTGGCAAGGTGAAGCGCAGCACTTCGGGTGGCAGCTCGGCCGGGGGGACCTGGCGCGCTTCGGGGCGCACCTCGTCGGCGTGATGGGGGACGCAGGCCAGGGCCTCGTAGCGCAGGTTGCACTCGCCGGGGGCGATCGTGATGCGCCGGCAGCGGTTCCCAAAGAGGTCGCGGTACTCGTTGCCCACGCTCGCGCCGGTGGTCTCCAGGGCTTCGCGCACGATCATGTGCCGTGCGTGCGCCTGGGGCGCCAAGATGAACACGCTGGGGGTGGGCGTTGCGGCCCGATACCCGAGCTGACAGCCGATGCGAATTTGATACATCACGAAACCTCGGCAGGGCGCGCCGAGGTCAAGAGCCTAAGGGCGCGGGCAGCGCAGGGCAAAAAAGCGTACGTCTTTGTCCAGACCCCGGCCCGAAGGTCAGGTTCCAAACACGCCTCGCACGGCCTGCGCGCGAAAATCGAAAATGCGCGCAAGTGTGCGCTTCACCAAAAGCACGTGCGTCATGGCACCGAGCGGGCCGAAAGGCAGCTCGTAATCCACCACGTCGTCCATGCGTGTGCCACCCGCCACGGGGGTGAAGGTGTGCAGGTGGTGCCAGCGCCGATAAGGGCTCCGAAGGGCGACGTCCACGAAGGACACGCCGGGCTCGTACGCTTCGATGCGCGTGCGCCAGCGCAGGGGCACGCCGAAGAGCGAGATGCGGTAGTCGATGAGCGTGCCCACCTGCATCGGGATGGGGCTGGGGGTCAGGATCCGGAACCCGAGAAAAGGGGGGGTCAGGGCCTCGAGGTTCTCGGGCGCCGCAAAGAACGGGAACACCTCGTCCACCGGTTTCGGGATGAACTGAGTGCGTCGCAATTGATGGGCCCGTGCGGGCGTTGGCGAGGTCATGATCCTTCGATTCCCGAGCGCGCCCGTCTGCCGCAGATGACGCGGCTCCCGTGGGGCGCAACGGCCCGGTCGCCCGCCGCCGGCCGCCCCTATGGCCCCCCGGCACCAGACCCTGGCCCCCTGTGACCCCATGGGTTACACCTTATCCCCATGGGTCACTCTTCCGACGCCCGCTCGACCCGCCCTGAGGCGCCCCCCCGTCACATCTCGCGGGAGATGGCGCTCGGCTTCGGCACCGTATCCTTGGTGGCGCTGGCCACGTGCGGATTGCTGCTCCTACTGATTCGCCAGGTCTCTGCGTTGGTGACGGGCATGACGGCGGAGGAAACCGCCATTCGGCAGGGCTCTGCGTTGGCGAGGGCCGTGCGCGAGCAGTACATCCATCTGGCGCGGGCGTCTGTCGAAGGTGACGCCCGCCATCTGGAACACTTTCGGCACTGGCAAGCCGAGGTGCGTGAGGCGCTGACGAAGCTCCTGCCCTTCGTGCCGGCAGCCGAAGGGTGGCGGGTGCCTGCGCTCGGGCAGACGCTCGAGGCGCTG belongs to Myxococcales bacterium and includes:
- the urtC gene encoding urea ABC transporter permease subunit UrtC; translated protein: MGGMLGSLRSVGLRIHGPRVWLALFAALAVAIALPAAGALPPHMVPLVGKFFCYAIAALAMDLVWGFAGILSLGHGVFFALGGYAMGMNLMRSMKGEGVYRSDLPDFMVFLDWKELPFTWYGFESFPFAVFMALAVPGLLAFLFGFLTFRSKIKGVYFSIVTQALTYAAMLLFFQNATGFGGNNGLTDFKRIAGFSLQDPATKVGLYIVSAVALLGTYLLSRFLVTSRLGRVLTAVRDAELKTRFCGYESTHYKLFVWTLSACLAGLAGALYVPQVGIINPSEMQPSNSIEMAIWVAVGGRGTLSGAVLGAFLVNGGKSWLTGAFPELWLFVLGGLFVAVTLFFPGGVHSLIRKAAERLRHKPRPRKQPEPPTPVSEAMPGGVS
- the urtD gene encoding urea ABC transporter ATP-binding protein UrtD, with protein sequence MSEAANAPAAPEKRRRKSGAPPTSSIRPGLVLWVNGVSVSFDGFRALNNLTLELERGELRCIIGPNGAGKTTLMDVITGKTRPDTGGVFLESSLYDLTELSEWEIARMGVGRKFQRPTVFQGHSVLENLELACQGPKGVFRNLFGGLTSSQKESIDESLELIGLEDHRTVRAGLLAHGHKQWLEIGMLLVQKPKVLLVDEPVAGMTHQEMERTAELLVSLAGSRTVVVVEHDMEFVRSIARKVTVLHEGSVLAEGKMEDVQKDPRVIEVYLGT
- the urtE gene encoding urea ABC transporter ATP-binding subunit UrtE, which translates into the protein MLSVSAVNQFYGESHILWDAALALEKGACTCLMGRNGVGKTTLLKCIMGLLPIRSGAIRLADQELSRRPADFRASVGVGYVPQGREIFGQLSVEENLMVGFSALRRKKADRLEKVFETFPVLKQMRTRRGGDLSGGQQQQLAIGRALMLDPQLLILDEPTEGIQPNVVSEIGQVLMRLNEKEGLTILFVEQKLPFARKFAQNFAIMERGRVVSSGKISELSEELVEKHLVV
- a CDS encoding IS4 family transposase, coding for MSLLRGPGDHFRAFFKLTSGCADKFDRTRTWSARSVLMWLMVLTMPDRKMSYRRSLRIVAYYGRKVFDWAKVPTLSSISEARKKVSIETCRGLLHQLVERCESIMPTPKTPWGKRRFIAFDGTRVVLPRSADTARKMARPKRPNGTSVHNPQGLVVMAADVFRRLPLDWSLTGKGIGERTSMQKLVHRLPFKAGDVAVMDRGFPSRHLFSALIEHGVDIIARMSASKATAWKELKPFLSSNKKTAKVTLTLPGAKGNIELQVRVVERDAKPGRPRKGTKNERMVIVSTLSGKDGFDRKDIIKLYASRWGIESLFKEMKSFMQTEDFHSKSVQGCEQELISAMIWIALASFLQAEAERTLDGRRVVRADCLRAAGDLLFAMLSGKSIHEQMDDDIAALRMFAYAPQQDRHYPRECKRPFGRTIQRGGA
- a CDS encoding DUF2236 domain-containing protein; translation: MTSLPPSLPSRFRPPGPEGPASPEVRRLGEALLRRDPLADAVVEAFATQPPGRGFALLEQGLAEGRDALPEAPKALLTLLDTLDQAPPWLDSARREAGAAALLRSGAAAGIVLGMKSLVLGYASPAGNKALMFSGQLQEKTPRRLAETSRFVQAVSQPGGMERYGQGLAITVKVRIMHAQVRRLIDRSGRWQPEAFGEPINQHDMLATVILFSAALVEGLRKLGYAVSAREADDISHLWREVGLRMGVEDALLPETHAKALSLAERIQAAQAPPDDDSRALVAALFSSRPHMARTPKEKKVAERRAGVMQALCRHLIGDRLADELGVVRNRWAGVTLAVKPALALAARVNRLPGVRQAAARAGNAYWTAAVAEVLGDAEAAFAPPESLRQGAA